The following are encoded together in the Zonotrichia albicollis isolate bZonAlb1 chromosome 10, bZonAlb1.hap1, whole genome shotgun sequence genome:
- the LOC102060809 gene encoding UBX domain-containing protein 4 isoform X2 — MWFGGSVPAAIAAAKERSSVFVVFVAGEDEQSTEMAARWEDEKVTEAASDGFVAIKIDTKSEACLQFSQIYPVVCVPSSFFIGDNGIPLEVIAGSVSVEELVTRIHKVKQMHTGKGRPVENGSQAAAPCPSSQSDGAPESAESRAGLCDSAEALMPETTASSADEANSGQASQEATNSAEEQANDAQPVNDLTLKVERLTKKLEERREEKRKEEEQKEIKKEIERRKTGKEMLEYKRRQEEELTKRMLEERNREKAEERAARERIRQQIAMDRAERAARFAKSKEEAEAAKAAALQAKQAEIEARKEAAQRERSAIARIQFRLPDGSSFTNQFPSEARLEEARQFAAQTVGNTYGNFSLATMFPRREFTKEDYGKKLLELELAPSASVVLLPAGRPATSVVQASGSDLWKFLGTILYPLLAVWRFISNFLFTSPPPSQPSVRSAHQQEHSAPSASGSLEQSRQAVRKRVVEKRGEDFKKEGKIYRLRTQDDGEDENNTWNGNSTQQM, encoded by the exons ATGTGGTTCGGCGGCTCCGTCCCCGCCGCCATCGCCGCCGCCAAGGAGCGCAGCTCCGTCTTCGTCGTGTTCGTGGCAG GTGAAGATGAACAATCTACTGAGATGGCTGCAAGGTGGGAAGACGAGAAGGTGACTGAAGCTGCATCAGATGGTTTTGTTGCTATTAAAATTGACACCAAAAG tGAAGCATGCCTGCAGTTTTCTCAAATTT ATCCTGTGGTGTGTGTCCCATCCAGCTTTTTTATAGGAGACAATGGAATCCCTTTGGAAGTCATTGCTGGCAGCGTTTCTGTGGAAGAACTCGTTACCAGAATCCATAAAGTCAAACAG ATGCACACGGGGAAAGGGCGGCCTGTGGAGAACGGCAgtcaggcagctgctccctgtccctcctctcAGTCTGATGGTGCTCCAGAAAGTGCAGAATCCAGAGCAGGGCTTTGTGACTCTGCTGAGGCTCTCATGCCTGAGACAACAGCATCTTCTGCTG ATGAAGCAAATTCAGGTCAAGCAAGCCAGGAAGCAACTAATTCTGCAGAAGAGCAAGCAAATGATGCTCAGCCTGTGAATGATCTTACACTCAAAGTAGAAAG GTTAACAAAAAAGCTTGAAGAAAGACgagaagagaaaaggaaagaagaagaacAG aaagaaattaagaaagaaattgaaagaaggaaaactgggaaagaaATGTTGGAGTACAAAAGACGACAGGAAGAAGAACTGACCAAACGCATGTTGGAGGAAAGGAACAGAGAAAAGGCAGAAGAGAGGGCTGCTAGAGAGCGCATAAGGCAACAGATTGCAATG GATCGTGCTGAGAGGGCAGCTCGCTTTGCAAAGTCGAAGGAAGAAGCAGAAGCTGCaaaagctgcagctcttcaggcTAAACAGGCTGAAATAGAGGCCAGAAAAGAGGCAGCTCAAAGGGAGCGAAG TGCAATAGCCAGGATTCAGTTCCGCCTCCCCGATGGATCTTCCTTCACCAACCAGTTCCCATCTGAAGCACGGCTAGAAGAAGCCAGGCAGTTTGCTGCACAG ACGGTTGGTAACACTTATGGCAATTTTTCACTGGCAACAATGTTTCCCAGGAGGGAGTTTACCAAAGAAGATTATGGAAAGAAGTTACTGGAACTCGAGTTGGCACCCAGTGCTTCAGTGGTGCTGCTGCCG GCGGGAAGACCTGCGACTTCTGTTGTTCAGGCTTCGGGCAGCGACCTGTGGAAGTTCTTGGGCACAATCCTTTACCCCCTCCTAGCGGTTTGGAGATTCATTAGCAACTTCCTGTTTACGAGCCCACCCCCCTCGCAGCCCTCTGTGAGATCAGCTCACCAGCAGGAGCACTCGGCTCCCTCAGCCTCGGGCAGCCTCGAGCAGAGCAG GCAAGCAGTCAGGAAACGAGTAGTGGAAAAGCGGGGGGAAGACTTcaaaaaagaaggcaaaatcTATAGACTGAGGACTCAAGATGATGGAGAAGATGAAAACAATACTTGGAATGGAAATTCTACACAACAAATGTAG
- the LOC102060809 gene encoding UBX domain-containing protein 4 isoform X1 → MWFGGSVPAAIAAAKERSSVFVVFVAGEDEQSTEMAARWEDEKVTEAASDGFVAIKIDTKSEACLQFSQIYPVVCVPSSFFIGDNGIPLEVIAGSVSVEELVTRIHKVKQMHTGKGRPVENGSQAAAPCPSSQSDGAPESAESRAGLCDSAEALMPETTASSAGNDEANSGQASQEATNSAEEQANDAQPVNDLTLKVERLTKKLEERREEKRKEEEQKEIKKEIERRKTGKEMLEYKRRQEEELTKRMLEERNREKAEERAARERIRQQIAMDRAERAARFAKSKEEAEAAKAAALQAKQAEIEARKEAAQRERSAIARIQFRLPDGSSFTNQFPSEARLEEARQFAAQTVGNTYGNFSLATMFPRREFTKEDYGKKLLELELAPSASVVLLPAGRPATSVVQASGSDLWKFLGTILYPLLAVWRFISNFLFTSPPPSQPSVRSAHQQEHSAPSASGSLEQSRQAVRKRVVEKRGEDFKKEGKIYRLRTQDDGEDENNTWNGNSTQQM, encoded by the exons ATGTGGTTCGGCGGCTCCGTCCCCGCCGCCATCGCCGCCGCCAAGGAGCGCAGCTCCGTCTTCGTCGTGTTCGTGGCAG GTGAAGATGAACAATCTACTGAGATGGCTGCAAGGTGGGAAGACGAGAAGGTGACTGAAGCTGCATCAGATGGTTTTGTTGCTATTAAAATTGACACCAAAAG tGAAGCATGCCTGCAGTTTTCTCAAATTT ATCCTGTGGTGTGTGTCCCATCCAGCTTTTTTATAGGAGACAATGGAATCCCTTTGGAAGTCATTGCTGGCAGCGTTTCTGTGGAAGAACTCGTTACCAGAATCCATAAAGTCAAACAG ATGCACACGGGGAAAGGGCGGCCTGTGGAGAACGGCAgtcaggcagctgctccctgtccctcctctcAGTCTGATGGTGCTCCAGAAAGTGCAGAATCCAGAGCAGGGCTTTGTGACTCTGCTGAGGCTCTCATGCCTGAGACAACAGCATCTTCTGCTGGTAATG ATGAAGCAAATTCAGGTCAAGCAAGCCAGGAAGCAACTAATTCTGCAGAAGAGCAAGCAAATGATGCTCAGCCTGTGAATGATCTTACACTCAAAGTAGAAAG GTTAACAAAAAAGCTTGAAGAAAGACgagaagagaaaaggaaagaagaagaacAG aaagaaattaagaaagaaattgaaagaaggaaaactgggaaagaaATGTTGGAGTACAAAAGACGACAGGAAGAAGAACTGACCAAACGCATGTTGGAGGAAAGGAACAGAGAAAAGGCAGAAGAGAGGGCTGCTAGAGAGCGCATAAGGCAACAGATTGCAATG GATCGTGCTGAGAGGGCAGCTCGCTTTGCAAAGTCGAAGGAAGAAGCAGAAGCTGCaaaagctgcagctcttcaggcTAAACAGGCTGAAATAGAGGCCAGAAAAGAGGCAGCTCAAAGGGAGCGAAG TGCAATAGCCAGGATTCAGTTCCGCCTCCCCGATGGATCTTCCTTCACCAACCAGTTCCCATCTGAAGCACGGCTAGAAGAAGCCAGGCAGTTTGCTGCACAG ACGGTTGGTAACACTTATGGCAATTTTTCACTGGCAACAATGTTTCCCAGGAGGGAGTTTACCAAAGAAGATTATGGAAAGAAGTTACTGGAACTCGAGTTGGCACCCAGTGCTTCAGTGGTGCTGCTGCCG GCGGGAAGACCTGCGACTTCTGTTGTTCAGGCTTCGGGCAGCGACCTGTGGAAGTTCTTGGGCACAATCCTTTACCCCCTCCTAGCGGTTTGGAGATTCATTAGCAACTTCCTGTTTACGAGCCCACCCCCCTCGCAGCCCTCTGTGAGATCAGCTCACCAGCAGGAGCACTCGGCTCCCTCAGCCTCGGGCAGCCTCGAGCAGAGCAG GCAAGCAGTCAGGAAACGAGTAGTGGAAAAGCGGGGGGAAGACTTcaaaaaagaaggcaaaatcTATAGACTGAGGACTCAAGATGATGGAGAAGATGAAAACAATACTTGGAATGGAAATTCTACACAACAAATGTAG